A genome region from Bemisia tabaci chromosome 3, PGI_BMITA_v3 includes the following:
- the LOC109044343 gene encoding RING finger protein 207 isoform X2, whose amino-acid sequence MHTGSGNTNSYRCSDEPEQERSSTPGEALQIRNPLLCSICNDYYTEPCILDCYHSYCARCLRGRIIDNKISCPICGQSTALKDHAILPPHDILMRNLVELANSENPPCANCDKRDKTSMYFCITCGQALCTRCRENTHRAKMFSAHEILHMSQYPRDNFKRCSKHGEQFVMFSTTQRNMMCITCFRETPQESRQNCVDIDTAYAQYSKKLDRTVTSVCEAQSSVREGIHTCRNLLEELRQNTDSEKMTIHSFCQGMQESIMKTQTSMNLEVQRQYESKERIFRNQLVTLSSILPVLQLHILLSRNFATSANKFQFLELSQAMFDRLSSVAQIPQPLRPIQSSQIRTNFRSEFAHCLEPWIGKLMLTHQQPPTSYLKETAHIYESSQNLQQNPPASQSTQSIQSTTPNKKQSSALKAKALEGEGPFSNHCRTFDTQIKELGCQLSNVRERLGDLHRDVTTLRRAAMPPLVLRHENISRDCARLNDTLEHNQVELERLRSVFQTLWQEQLCRIHVEQEIFHSQMNDITKLRAEVKQMAVVAQQLEPYVKQFSVQNNLNDLANLQALIEKINLLQGNQSDQRSHWRSDQTAAIKTIDDNLNLGTCMSMSASNENFLHLKDEMNKCEEPVRESHSGRDIPLLDSLLTYGSRGQVRGVLSQLIDKVRTKEERKGDRKKSPVQEDTVNRERSRSEGRGAECLKDCMSVQRPKLLTPGKMEKESSKNSSSFHQFSSKVGSARDRSHSDISMLCSELVKTEASAQKKLQENEQNNANTRSQCDIPKQQEPRLKSRSKETKRQPQTHAKSPTSFKPPMDADDDDDYGPISRDIILSKAMIHTPPRSKTRAHSDTEDCVFYPEISSSGRSSMDLADGRKTFFVVINAKNKSSGLMRKQRSWDTFPPKKRCHEISMASKFCRDPDSFQGGFNLNSIRSEGLKKADSFEGHEEAVRTLVAAVQETRTLRKPKPPSSNTA is encoded by the exons atgcatACCGGGTCCGGGAACACGAACTCCTACAGATGCTCTGATGAACCAGAGCAAGAAAGATCTTCAACTCCGGGCGAAGCCTTGCAAATACGTAACCCATTATTGTGTTCTATTTGCAATGACTACTACACAGAACCTTGCATCTTGGATTGTTATCACTCATACTGTGCCAGGTGTCTTCGAGGAAGAATAATCGACAATAAAATCAGCTGTCCAATCTGTGG GCAATCAACAGCTCTTAAGGATCATGCCATATTACCACCTCATGATATTCTGATGAGAAATTTGGTAGAGTTGGCAAACTCTGAAAACCCACCTTGTGCCAATTGTGACAAGCGTGATAAGACATCTATGTACTTCTGCATCACTTGTG GTCAGGCGCTTTGCACACGATGTCGAGAAAATACCCACAGAGCAAAAATGTTCTCTGCTCACGAAATTCTGCACATGTCTCAATATCCAAGGGATAATTTCAAGCGG TGCTCTAAACATGGGGAACAGTTCGTAATGTTTTCTACAACCCAGCGAAATATGATGTGCATCACTTGTTTTCGGGAAACACCTCAAGAGTCTCGACAGAACTGTGTTGACATTGACACTGCATATGCGCAATACAGCAAGAAGTTGGATAGGACTGTCACA tcAGTTTGTGAGGCTCAAAGCTCTGTCAGGGAAGGAATACACACCTGCAGAAATTTATTAGAGGAACTTCGTCAAAATACTGATTCAGAGAAAATGACAATTCATTCGTTCTGTCAAGGGATGCAAGAATCCATCATGAAAACACAAACATCAATGAATCTTGAAGTTCAAAG ACAATATGAAAGCAAGGAACGGATTTTTCGCAATCAGCTTGTGACCTTAAGCTCAATACTGCCAGTGCTTCAACTGCACATCCTTCTTAGCCGCAATTTCGCTACATCTgccaacaaatttcaatttctggAATTATCACAAGCCATGTTTGACAGACTGTCTTCCGTGGCTCAAATACCGCAACCATTAAG GCCCATTCAGTCAAGCCAAATACGCACTAATTTCCGCTCAGAATTCGCTCATTGTTTGGAACCATGGATTGGAAAGCTTATGCTTACACATCAGCAACCTCCAACCAGTTATCTTAAAGAAACAG CTCATATTTATGAAAGCTCCCAGAACCTTCAACAGAATCCGCCCGCATCCCAATCAACACAAAGCATCCAATCAACAActccaaacaaaaaacaaagttCAGCCCTGAAAGCAAAAGCATTGGAAGGCGAAGGACCTTTTTCTAACCATTGCCGAACTTTTGATACCCAAATAAAA GAACTAGGATGCCAACTAAGTAATGTTAGAGAACGACTCGGAGATCTCCATCGAGATGTAACAACATTGCGACGTGCTGCCATGCCGCCACTAGTACTTCGACATGAAAACATATCTCGAGACTGCGCTCGGTTGAATGATACATTAGAGCATAATCAAGTTGAGCTGGAAAGACTCCGATCAGTTTTTCAAACTCTTTGGCAAGAACAGTTGTGCAGAATCCACGTTGAGCAAGAAATATTCCATTCCCAG atgaatgaTATCACAAAATTACGTGCTGAGGTGAAACAAATGGCCGTGGTAGCACAACAGCTTGAACCATATGTGAAGCAATTTTCAgtccaaaataatttaaacgatttaGCCAATTTACAAGCactaattgaaaaaataaacctcCTCCAAGGGAATCAGTCTGATCAGCGTTCTCA ttgGAGAAGTGATCAAACAGCTGCCATAAAAACGATAGATGATAATTTGAACTTGGGAACCTGCATGTCCATGTCTGCCTccaatgaaaattttctccatcTTAAAG ATGAAATGAACAAATGTGAAGAACCCGTTCGGGAGAGCCACAGTGGAAGAGATATTCCACTTTTAGACAGTCTTTTAACATATGGTTCCCGAGGTCAAGTCAGAGGTGTTTTAAGTCAACTGATTGATAAG GTCCGAACTAAAGAAGAAAGGAAGGGTGATCGTAAAAAATCTCCAGTGCAAGAAGACACGGTCAATAGAGAAAGGAGTAGATCAGAAGGTCGTGGAGCTGAATGCTTGAAAGACTGTATGTCAGTGCAGAGACCAAAATTATTAACTCCTG gTAAAATGGAGAAAGAGAGCTCTAAGAACTCATCATCCTTTCATCAATTTAGTAGCAAAGTAGGAAGTGCGAGAGACCGATCGCATTCAGATATCTCCATGCTTTGCTCGGAGCTTGTCAAAACTGAAGCATCTGctcaaaaaaaa TTGCAAGAAAATGAGCAGAATAATGCCAACACTCGTTCTCAGTGTGACATACCAAAACAGCAGGAGCCTCGTTTAAAATCAAGATCCAAAGAAACCAAAAGACAACCGCAAACACATGCAAAAAGTCCAACATCTTTCAAAC CGCCAATGGATgcagatgatgatgatgattacgGGCCTATTAGTAGAGACATTATCCTAAGTAAAGCAATGATTCATACACCACCTCGCTCAAAAACTCGAGCTCACTCAGACACTGAGGACTGTGTCTTTTATCCCGAAATCTCAAGTTCTGG CAGATCATCCATGGATCTAGCAGATGGGAGGAAGACTTTTTTTGTTGTCatcaatgcaaaaaataaatcatcagGACTAATGCGAAAACAGCGTTCATGGGATacttttccaccaaaaaaacggtgccatgaaatttcaatggcTAGTAAATTTTGTCGTGACCCGGATTCTTTCCAAGGTGGATTTAACTTGAACAGCATTCGATCCGAGGGTTTAAAAAAAGCTGACAGTTTTGAAGGCCATGAGGAAGCAGTACGTACACTTGTTGCAGCTGTTCAAGAGACAAGAACTCTTAGGAAGCCAAAACCGCCATCATCTAACACTGcctga
- the LOC109044343 gene encoding RING finger protein 207 isoform X1 yields MHTGSGNTNSYRCSDEPEQERSSTPGEALQIRNPLLCSICNDYYTEPCILDCYHSYCARCLRGRIIDNKISCPICGQSTALKDHAILPPHDILMRNLVELANSENPPCANCDKRDKTSMYFCITCGQALCTRCRENTHRAKMFSAHEILHMSQYPRDNFKRCSKHGEQFVMFSTTQRNMMCITCFRETPQESRQNCVDIDTAYAQYSKKLDRTVTSVCEAQSSVREGIHTCRNLLEELRQNTDSEKMTIHSFCQGMQESIMKTQTSMNLEVQRQYESKERIFRNQLVTLSSILPVLQLHILLSRNFATSANKFQFLELSQAMFDRLSSVAQIPQPLRPIQSSQIRTNFRSEFAHCLEPWIGKLMLTHQQPPTSYLKETAHIYESSQNLQQNPPASQSTQSIQSTTPNKKQSSALKAKALEGEGPFSNHCRTFDTQIKELGCQLSNVRERLGDLHRDVTTLRRAAMPPLVLRHENISRDCARLNDTLEHNQVELERLRSVFQTLWQEQLCRIHVEQEIFHSQMNDITKLRAEVKQMAVVAQQLEPYVKQFSVQNNLNDLANLQALIEKINLLQGNQSDQRSHWRSDQTAAIKTIDDNLNLGTCMSMSASNENFLHLKDEMNKCEEPVRESHSGRDIPLLDSLLTYGSRGQVRGVLSQLIDKVRTKEERKGDRKKSPVQEDTVNRERSRSEGRGAECLKDCMSVQRPKLLTPGKMEKESSKNSSSFHQFSSKVGSARDRSHSDISMLCSELVKTEASAQKKLQENEQNNANTRSQCDIPKQQEPRLKSRSKETKRQPQTHAKSPTSFKPPMDADDDDDYGPISRDIILSKAMIHTPPRSKTRAHSDTEDCVFYPEISSSGSRSSMDLADGRKTFFVVINAKNKSSGLMRKQRSWDTFPPKKRCHEISMASKFCRDPDSFQGGFNLNSIRSEGLKKADSFEGHEEAVRTLVAAVQETRTLRKPKPPSSNTA; encoded by the exons atgcatACCGGGTCCGGGAACACGAACTCCTACAGATGCTCTGATGAACCAGAGCAAGAAAGATCTTCAACTCCGGGCGAAGCCTTGCAAATACGTAACCCATTATTGTGTTCTATTTGCAATGACTACTACACAGAACCTTGCATCTTGGATTGTTATCACTCATACTGTGCCAGGTGTCTTCGAGGAAGAATAATCGACAATAAAATCAGCTGTCCAATCTGTGG GCAATCAACAGCTCTTAAGGATCATGCCATATTACCACCTCATGATATTCTGATGAGAAATTTGGTAGAGTTGGCAAACTCTGAAAACCCACCTTGTGCCAATTGTGACAAGCGTGATAAGACATCTATGTACTTCTGCATCACTTGTG GTCAGGCGCTTTGCACACGATGTCGAGAAAATACCCACAGAGCAAAAATGTTCTCTGCTCACGAAATTCTGCACATGTCTCAATATCCAAGGGATAATTTCAAGCGG TGCTCTAAACATGGGGAACAGTTCGTAATGTTTTCTACAACCCAGCGAAATATGATGTGCATCACTTGTTTTCGGGAAACACCTCAAGAGTCTCGACAGAACTGTGTTGACATTGACACTGCATATGCGCAATACAGCAAGAAGTTGGATAGGACTGTCACA tcAGTTTGTGAGGCTCAAAGCTCTGTCAGGGAAGGAATACACACCTGCAGAAATTTATTAGAGGAACTTCGTCAAAATACTGATTCAGAGAAAATGACAATTCATTCGTTCTGTCAAGGGATGCAAGAATCCATCATGAAAACACAAACATCAATGAATCTTGAAGTTCAAAG ACAATATGAAAGCAAGGAACGGATTTTTCGCAATCAGCTTGTGACCTTAAGCTCAATACTGCCAGTGCTTCAACTGCACATCCTTCTTAGCCGCAATTTCGCTACATCTgccaacaaatttcaatttctggAATTATCACAAGCCATGTTTGACAGACTGTCTTCCGTGGCTCAAATACCGCAACCATTAAG GCCCATTCAGTCAAGCCAAATACGCACTAATTTCCGCTCAGAATTCGCTCATTGTTTGGAACCATGGATTGGAAAGCTTATGCTTACACATCAGCAACCTCCAACCAGTTATCTTAAAGAAACAG CTCATATTTATGAAAGCTCCCAGAACCTTCAACAGAATCCGCCCGCATCCCAATCAACACAAAGCATCCAATCAACAActccaaacaaaaaacaaagttCAGCCCTGAAAGCAAAAGCATTGGAAGGCGAAGGACCTTTTTCTAACCATTGCCGAACTTTTGATACCCAAATAAAA GAACTAGGATGCCAACTAAGTAATGTTAGAGAACGACTCGGAGATCTCCATCGAGATGTAACAACATTGCGACGTGCTGCCATGCCGCCACTAGTACTTCGACATGAAAACATATCTCGAGACTGCGCTCGGTTGAATGATACATTAGAGCATAATCAAGTTGAGCTGGAAAGACTCCGATCAGTTTTTCAAACTCTTTGGCAAGAACAGTTGTGCAGAATCCACGTTGAGCAAGAAATATTCCATTCCCAG atgaatgaTATCACAAAATTACGTGCTGAGGTGAAACAAATGGCCGTGGTAGCACAACAGCTTGAACCATATGTGAAGCAATTTTCAgtccaaaataatttaaacgatttaGCCAATTTACAAGCactaattgaaaaaataaacctcCTCCAAGGGAATCAGTCTGATCAGCGTTCTCA ttgGAGAAGTGATCAAACAGCTGCCATAAAAACGATAGATGATAATTTGAACTTGGGAACCTGCATGTCCATGTCTGCCTccaatgaaaattttctccatcTTAAAG ATGAAATGAACAAATGTGAAGAACCCGTTCGGGAGAGCCACAGTGGAAGAGATATTCCACTTTTAGACAGTCTTTTAACATATGGTTCCCGAGGTCAAGTCAGAGGTGTTTTAAGTCAACTGATTGATAAG GTCCGAACTAAAGAAGAAAGGAAGGGTGATCGTAAAAAATCTCCAGTGCAAGAAGACACGGTCAATAGAGAAAGGAGTAGATCAGAAGGTCGTGGAGCTGAATGCTTGAAAGACTGTATGTCAGTGCAGAGACCAAAATTATTAACTCCTG gTAAAATGGAGAAAGAGAGCTCTAAGAACTCATCATCCTTTCATCAATTTAGTAGCAAAGTAGGAAGTGCGAGAGACCGATCGCATTCAGATATCTCCATGCTTTGCTCGGAGCTTGTCAAAACTGAAGCATCTGctcaaaaaaaa TTGCAAGAAAATGAGCAGAATAATGCCAACACTCGTTCTCAGTGTGACATACCAAAACAGCAGGAGCCTCGTTTAAAATCAAGATCCAAAGAAACCAAAAGACAACCGCAAACACATGCAAAAAGTCCAACATCTTTCAAAC CGCCAATGGATgcagatgatgatgatgattacgGGCCTATTAGTAGAGACATTATCCTAAGTAAAGCAATGATTCATACACCACCTCGCTCAAAAACTCGAGCTCACTCAGACACTGAGGACTGTGTCTTTTATCCCGAAATCTCAAGTTCTGG AAGCAGATCATCCATGGATCTAGCAGATGGGAGGAAGACTTTTTTTGTTGTCatcaatgcaaaaaataaatcatcagGACTAATGCGAAAACAGCGTTCATGGGATacttttccaccaaaaaaacggtgccatgaaatttcaatggcTAGTAAATTTTGTCGTGACCCGGATTCTTTCCAAGGTGGATTTAACTTGAACAGCATTCGATCCGAGGGTTTAAAAAAAGCTGACAGTTTTGAAGGCCATGAGGAAGCAGTACGTACACTTGTTGCAGCTGTTCAAGAGACAAGAACTCTTAGGAAGCCAAAACCGCCATCATCTAACACTGcctga
- the LOC109044343 gene encoding uncharacterized protein isoform X4 has translation MFSAHEILHMSQYPRDNFKRCSKHGEQFVMFSTTQRNMMCITCFRETPQESRQNCVDIDTAYAQYSKKLDRTVTSVCEAQSSVREGIHTCRNLLEELRQNTDSEKMTIHSFCQGMQESIMKTQTSMNLEVQRQYESKERIFRNQLVTLSSILPVLQLHILLSRNFATSANKFQFLELSQAMFDRLSSVAQIPQPLRPIQSSQIRTNFRSEFAHCLEPWIGKLMLTHQQPPTSYLKETAHIYESSQNLQQNPPASQSTQSIQSTTPNKKQSSALKAKALEGEGPFSNHCRTFDTQIKELGCQLSNVRERLGDLHRDVTTLRRAAMPPLVLRHENISRDCARLNDTLEHNQVELERLRSVFQTLWQEQLCRIHVEQEIFHSQMNDITKLRAEVKQMAVVAQQLEPYVKQFSVQNNLNDLANLQALIEKINLLQGNQSDQRSHWRSDQTAAIKTIDDNLNLGTCMSMSASNENFLHLKDEMNKCEEPVRESHSGRDIPLLDSLLTYGSRGQVRGVLSQLIDKVRTKEERKGDRKKSPVQEDTVNRERSRSEGRGAECLKDCMSVQRPKLLTPGKMEKESSKNSSSFHQFSSKVGSARDRSHSDISMLCSELVKTEASAQKKLQENEQNNANTRSQCDIPKQQEPRLKSRSKETKRQPQTHAKSPTSFKPPMDADDDDDYGPISRDIILSKAMIHTPPRSKTRAHSDTEDCVFYPEISSSGSRSSMDLADGRKTFFVVINAKNKSSGLMRKQRSWDTFPPKKRCHEISMASKFCRDPDSFQGGFNLNSIRSEGLKKADSFEGHEEAVRTLVAAVQETRTLRKPKPPSSNTA, from the exons ATGTTCTCTGCTCACGAAATTCTGCACATGTCTCAATATCCAAGGGATAATTTCAAGCGG TGCTCTAAACATGGGGAACAGTTCGTAATGTTTTCTACAACCCAGCGAAATATGATGTGCATCACTTGTTTTCGGGAAACACCTCAAGAGTCTCGACAGAACTGTGTTGACATTGACACTGCATATGCGCAATACAGCAAGAAGTTGGATAGGACTGTCACA tcAGTTTGTGAGGCTCAAAGCTCTGTCAGGGAAGGAATACACACCTGCAGAAATTTATTAGAGGAACTTCGTCAAAATACTGATTCAGAGAAAATGACAATTCATTCGTTCTGTCAAGGGATGCAAGAATCCATCATGAAAACACAAACATCAATGAATCTTGAAGTTCAAAG ACAATATGAAAGCAAGGAACGGATTTTTCGCAATCAGCTTGTGACCTTAAGCTCAATACTGCCAGTGCTTCAACTGCACATCCTTCTTAGCCGCAATTTCGCTACATCTgccaacaaatttcaatttctggAATTATCACAAGCCATGTTTGACAGACTGTCTTCCGTGGCTCAAATACCGCAACCATTAAG GCCCATTCAGTCAAGCCAAATACGCACTAATTTCCGCTCAGAATTCGCTCATTGTTTGGAACCATGGATTGGAAAGCTTATGCTTACACATCAGCAACCTCCAACCAGTTATCTTAAAGAAACAG CTCATATTTATGAAAGCTCCCAGAACCTTCAACAGAATCCGCCCGCATCCCAATCAACACAAAGCATCCAATCAACAActccaaacaaaaaacaaagttCAGCCCTGAAAGCAAAAGCATTGGAAGGCGAAGGACCTTTTTCTAACCATTGCCGAACTTTTGATACCCAAATAAAA GAACTAGGATGCCAACTAAGTAATGTTAGAGAACGACTCGGAGATCTCCATCGAGATGTAACAACATTGCGACGTGCTGCCATGCCGCCACTAGTACTTCGACATGAAAACATATCTCGAGACTGCGCTCGGTTGAATGATACATTAGAGCATAATCAAGTTGAGCTGGAAAGACTCCGATCAGTTTTTCAAACTCTTTGGCAAGAACAGTTGTGCAGAATCCACGTTGAGCAAGAAATATTCCATTCCCAG atgaatgaTATCACAAAATTACGTGCTGAGGTGAAACAAATGGCCGTGGTAGCACAACAGCTTGAACCATATGTGAAGCAATTTTCAgtccaaaataatttaaacgatttaGCCAATTTACAAGCactaattgaaaaaataaacctcCTCCAAGGGAATCAGTCTGATCAGCGTTCTCA ttgGAGAAGTGATCAAACAGCTGCCATAAAAACGATAGATGATAATTTGAACTTGGGAACCTGCATGTCCATGTCTGCCTccaatgaaaattttctccatcTTAAAG ATGAAATGAACAAATGTGAAGAACCCGTTCGGGAGAGCCACAGTGGAAGAGATATTCCACTTTTAGACAGTCTTTTAACATATGGTTCCCGAGGTCAAGTCAGAGGTGTTTTAAGTCAACTGATTGATAAG GTCCGAACTAAAGAAGAAAGGAAGGGTGATCGTAAAAAATCTCCAGTGCAAGAAGACACGGTCAATAGAGAAAGGAGTAGATCAGAAGGTCGTGGAGCTGAATGCTTGAAAGACTGTATGTCAGTGCAGAGACCAAAATTATTAACTCCTG gTAAAATGGAGAAAGAGAGCTCTAAGAACTCATCATCCTTTCATCAATTTAGTAGCAAAGTAGGAAGTGCGAGAGACCGATCGCATTCAGATATCTCCATGCTTTGCTCGGAGCTTGTCAAAACTGAAGCATCTGctcaaaaaaaa TTGCAAGAAAATGAGCAGAATAATGCCAACACTCGTTCTCAGTGTGACATACCAAAACAGCAGGAGCCTCGTTTAAAATCAAGATCCAAAGAAACCAAAAGACAACCGCAAACACATGCAAAAAGTCCAACATCTTTCAAAC CGCCAATGGATgcagatgatgatgatgattacgGGCCTATTAGTAGAGACATTATCCTAAGTAAAGCAATGATTCATACACCACCTCGCTCAAAAACTCGAGCTCACTCAGACACTGAGGACTGTGTCTTTTATCCCGAAATCTCAAGTTCTGG AAGCAGATCATCCATGGATCTAGCAGATGGGAGGAAGACTTTTTTTGTTGTCatcaatgcaaaaaataaatcatcagGACTAATGCGAAAACAGCGTTCATGGGATacttttccaccaaaaaaacggtgccatgaaatttcaatggcTAGTAAATTTTGTCGTGACCCGGATTCTTTCCAAGGTGGATTTAACTTGAACAGCATTCGATCCGAGGGTTTAAAAAAAGCTGACAGTTTTGAAGGCCATGAGGAAGCAGTACGTACACTTGTTGCAGCTGTTCAAGAGACAAGAACTCTTAGGAAGCCAAAACCGCCATCATCTAACACTGcctga
- the LOC109044343 gene encoding uncharacterized protein isoform X3, whose translation MFLFFGQALCTRCRENTHRAKMFSAHEILHMSQYPRDNFKRCSKHGEQFVMFSTTQRNMMCITCFRETPQESRQNCVDIDTAYAQYSKKLDRTVTSVCEAQSSVREGIHTCRNLLEELRQNTDSEKMTIHSFCQGMQESIMKTQTSMNLEVQRQYESKERIFRNQLVTLSSILPVLQLHILLSRNFATSANKFQFLELSQAMFDRLSSVAQIPQPLRPIQSSQIRTNFRSEFAHCLEPWIGKLMLTHQQPPTSYLKETAHIYESSQNLQQNPPASQSTQSIQSTTPNKKQSSALKAKALEGEGPFSNHCRTFDTQIKELGCQLSNVRERLGDLHRDVTTLRRAAMPPLVLRHENISRDCARLNDTLEHNQVELERLRSVFQTLWQEQLCRIHVEQEIFHSQMNDITKLRAEVKQMAVVAQQLEPYVKQFSVQNNLNDLANLQALIEKINLLQGNQSDQRSHWRSDQTAAIKTIDDNLNLGTCMSMSASNENFLHLKDEMNKCEEPVRESHSGRDIPLLDSLLTYGSRGQVRGVLSQLIDKVRTKEERKGDRKKSPVQEDTVNRERSRSEGRGAECLKDCMSVQRPKLLTPGKMEKESSKNSSSFHQFSSKVGSARDRSHSDISMLCSELVKTEASAQKKLQENEQNNANTRSQCDIPKQQEPRLKSRSKETKRQPQTHAKSPTSFKPPMDADDDDDYGPISRDIILSKAMIHTPPRSKTRAHSDTEDCVFYPEISSSGSRSSMDLADGRKTFFVVINAKNKSSGLMRKQRSWDTFPPKKRCHEISMASKFCRDPDSFQGGFNLNSIRSEGLKKADSFEGHEEAVRTLVAAVQETRTLRKPKPPSSNTA comes from the exons atgtttttgttttttg GTCAGGCGCTTTGCACACGATGTCGAGAAAATACCCACAGAGCAAAAATGTTCTCTGCTCACGAAATTCTGCACATGTCTCAATATCCAAGGGATAATTTCAAGCGG TGCTCTAAACATGGGGAACAGTTCGTAATGTTTTCTACAACCCAGCGAAATATGATGTGCATCACTTGTTTTCGGGAAACACCTCAAGAGTCTCGACAGAACTGTGTTGACATTGACACTGCATATGCGCAATACAGCAAGAAGTTGGATAGGACTGTCACA tcAGTTTGTGAGGCTCAAAGCTCTGTCAGGGAAGGAATACACACCTGCAGAAATTTATTAGAGGAACTTCGTCAAAATACTGATTCAGAGAAAATGACAATTCATTCGTTCTGTCAAGGGATGCAAGAATCCATCATGAAAACACAAACATCAATGAATCTTGAAGTTCAAAG ACAATATGAAAGCAAGGAACGGATTTTTCGCAATCAGCTTGTGACCTTAAGCTCAATACTGCCAGTGCTTCAACTGCACATCCTTCTTAGCCGCAATTTCGCTACATCTgccaacaaatttcaatttctggAATTATCACAAGCCATGTTTGACAGACTGTCTTCCGTGGCTCAAATACCGCAACCATTAAG GCCCATTCAGTCAAGCCAAATACGCACTAATTTCCGCTCAGAATTCGCTCATTGTTTGGAACCATGGATTGGAAAGCTTATGCTTACACATCAGCAACCTCCAACCAGTTATCTTAAAGAAACAG CTCATATTTATGAAAGCTCCCAGAACCTTCAACAGAATCCGCCCGCATCCCAATCAACACAAAGCATCCAATCAACAActccaaacaaaaaacaaagttCAGCCCTGAAAGCAAAAGCATTGGAAGGCGAAGGACCTTTTTCTAACCATTGCCGAACTTTTGATACCCAAATAAAA GAACTAGGATGCCAACTAAGTAATGTTAGAGAACGACTCGGAGATCTCCATCGAGATGTAACAACATTGCGACGTGCTGCCATGCCGCCACTAGTACTTCGACATGAAAACATATCTCGAGACTGCGCTCGGTTGAATGATACATTAGAGCATAATCAAGTTGAGCTGGAAAGACTCCGATCAGTTTTTCAAACTCTTTGGCAAGAACAGTTGTGCAGAATCCACGTTGAGCAAGAAATATTCCATTCCCAG atgaatgaTATCACAAAATTACGTGCTGAGGTGAAACAAATGGCCGTGGTAGCACAACAGCTTGAACCATATGTGAAGCAATTTTCAgtccaaaataatttaaacgatttaGCCAATTTACAAGCactaattgaaaaaataaacctcCTCCAAGGGAATCAGTCTGATCAGCGTTCTCA ttgGAGAAGTGATCAAACAGCTGCCATAAAAACGATAGATGATAATTTGAACTTGGGAACCTGCATGTCCATGTCTGCCTccaatgaaaattttctccatcTTAAAG ATGAAATGAACAAATGTGAAGAACCCGTTCGGGAGAGCCACAGTGGAAGAGATATTCCACTTTTAGACAGTCTTTTAACATATGGTTCCCGAGGTCAAGTCAGAGGTGTTTTAAGTCAACTGATTGATAAG GTCCGAACTAAAGAAGAAAGGAAGGGTGATCGTAAAAAATCTCCAGTGCAAGAAGACACGGTCAATAGAGAAAGGAGTAGATCAGAAGGTCGTGGAGCTGAATGCTTGAAAGACTGTATGTCAGTGCAGAGACCAAAATTATTAACTCCTG gTAAAATGGAGAAAGAGAGCTCTAAGAACTCATCATCCTTTCATCAATTTAGTAGCAAAGTAGGAAGTGCGAGAGACCGATCGCATTCAGATATCTCCATGCTTTGCTCGGAGCTTGTCAAAACTGAAGCATCTGctcaaaaaaaa TTGCAAGAAAATGAGCAGAATAATGCCAACACTCGTTCTCAGTGTGACATACCAAAACAGCAGGAGCCTCGTTTAAAATCAAGATCCAAAGAAACCAAAAGACAACCGCAAACACATGCAAAAAGTCCAACATCTTTCAAAC CGCCAATGGATgcagatgatgatgatgattacgGGCCTATTAGTAGAGACATTATCCTAAGTAAAGCAATGATTCATACACCACCTCGCTCAAAAACTCGAGCTCACTCAGACACTGAGGACTGTGTCTTTTATCCCGAAATCTCAAGTTCTGG AAGCAGATCATCCATGGATCTAGCAGATGGGAGGAAGACTTTTTTTGTTGTCatcaatgcaaaaaataaatcatcagGACTAATGCGAAAACAGCGTTCATGGGATacttttccaccaaaaaaacggtgccatgaaatttcaatggcTAGTAAATTTTGTCGTGACCCGGATTCTTTCCAAGGTGGATTTAACTTGAACAGCATTCGATCCGAGGGTTTAAAAAAAGCTGACAGTTTTGAAGGCCATGAGGAAGCAGTACGTACACTTGTTGCAGCTGTTCAAGAGACAAGAACTCTTAGGAAGCCAAAACCGCCATCATCTAACACTGcctga